Proteins from one Belonocnema kinseyi isolate 2016_QV_RU_SX_M_011 chromosome 8, B_treatae_v1, whole genome shotgun sequence genomic window:
- the LOC117179089 gene encoding uncharacterized protein LOC117179089: MVHADLDKDVNSYYTEYQNTLQKYEEKRGIKITRRLTDAKREKKDTQTCRSKYKTAIQSFYTDSVNHCWNPCITSALANNDYQAAVDCCSKKYEDAKSQWNTDLDKVDDCIDKL, translated from the exons ATGGTCCATGCAGATCTGGACAAAGATGTGAATTCTTATTACACGGAATATCAGAATACATTGCAGAAATATGAAGAGAAAAGAGGAATAAAAATTACG CGTCGTCTTACTGATGCGAAACGTGAGAAGAAGGATACTCAAACCTGTAGGAGCAAATACAAAACCGCCATTCAGTCTTTTTATACTGATTCTGTTAATCATTGTTGGAATCCATGCATTACCAGTGCCCTTGCAAACAATGACTACCAG GCTGCGGTAGATTGCTGTAGTAAAAAATATGAGGATGCCAAGTCTCAGTGGAATACGGATCTAGATAAAGTCGATGACTGCATTGATAAATTATAA